A window from Pseudomonas sp. Tri1 encodes these proteins:
- a CDS encoding LysR family transcriptional regulator has protein sequence MDSRTLRNLMRIVQTGSLSAAAEHSCLTVQALAAQLNKVEEQFGFRLFRRSNKGLTLTSQGSELTPFMDQVLVATRQLEEKVAALKSPRQRTLKVALNTTLPAEFNRRMIDRLIAVFPQYQLEFSYAESMENLSKLKNEDFDLAILIGAQQSGFSSITMPDVQVQVVGAHCGDEDDSLGLLGDKFQVRPAEECPYSHSFLRFLDAGLGEYGSSQRMVYSCSETLTLSLITQLDGLGLVSREAALRNGLAIFPDFEDFLEVRLAVNNPELSGQALNDVVDLTLQERTERDVRRRAHRHTEKQVAAEIRT, from the coding sequence ATGGATAGCAGAACTCTACGCAACCTCATGCGCATCGTGCAGACCGGCTCGTTGTCGGCGGCAGCCGAACATTCGTGTCTCACGGTGCAAGCATTGGCGGCGCAGTTGAACAAGGTCGAAGAGCAGTTCGGTTTCCGGCTGTTCCGACGTTCGAACAAAGGCCTGACGTTGACGAGCCAAGGCTCGGAACTGACCCCTTTTATGGATCAAGTACTGGTGGCCACGCGACAGTTGGAGGAGAAAGTCGCGGCACTCAAGAGCCCTCGACAGCGCACGCTTAAAGTGGCGCTCAATACCACCCTGCCGGCTGAGTTCAACCGGCGGATGATCGATCGGTTGATTGCCGTATTCCCCCAGTACCAGCTGGAGTTCAGTTACGCCGAGTCGATGGAGAACTTGAGCAAGCTCAAGAACGAAGATTTTGACCTGGCGATCCTGATCGGGGCCCAGCAAAGTGGCTTTTCAAGCATCACGATGCCTGACGTCCAAGTGCAGGTGGTCGGCGCCCATTGTGGCGACGAGGACGATTCCCTCGGTTTGCTCGGCGATAAATTTCAGGTGCGTCCGGCAGAAGAATGTCCGTACTCCCACAGCTTTCTTCGTTTTCTCGATGCGGGCCTGGGCGAATACGGGTCAAGCCAGCGGATGGTGTACTCCTGCAGTGAAACGCTGACGTTGTCGTTGATCACTCAACTCGACGGCCTGGGGCTGGTGTCCAGGGAAGCGGCGCTGCGCAATGGCTTGGCGATTTTCCCGGACTTCGAGGATTTCCTTGAGGTTCGCCTGGCGGTGAACAATCCAGAGTTGTCCGGCCAGGCGCTGAACGATGTGGTGGACCTGACGCTACAGGAACGAACCGAGCGCGATGTACGACGCCGTGCCCACCGCCACACTGAGAAACAGGTTGCGGCTGAAATACGCACATAA
- a CDS encoding MbcA/ParS/Xre antitoxin family protein: MATSSITLNAQQQLDSPDAGRVALKFFFNLMALWGCSVEQQRTLLGKVGNTTFYKYKQLPENVRLPRDTLERISYLMGIHKALSIIFSNNRDRAYQWVSSPNTAAPFNGQSALAYMLAGRVVDIADVRRYLDGVRG, from the coding sequence ATGGCTACTTCCTCCATCACCCTCAACGCACAGCAACAATTGGACTCCCCGGACGCGGGTCGAGTCGCGTTGAAGTTTTTCTTCAACCTCATGGCGTTGTGGGGCTGCAGTGTCGAGCAGCAGCGCACGTTACTGGGCAAGGTCGGCAACACGACCTTCTACAAATACAAACAGTTACCAGAAAACGTAAGACTGCCTCGTGACACCCTCGAGCGTATTTCCTACCTCATGGGTATTCACAAGGCGCTGAGCATCATCTTCAGCAACAACCGGGACCGCGCCTATCAATGGGTCAGCAGCCCCAATACCGCGGCGCCGTTCAACGGTCAGTCGGCATTGGCCTACATGCTGGCCGGGCGGGTGGTGGACATTGCCGACGTGCGCCGCTATCTCGATGGAGTGCGCGGTTGA